GCTTTGCTTCCTTACATACTAAAGAAAACAAATGAAAACTTTGCGTTAAAAAAATCCTTTGATTTAAATTCTTTGAAATTTATAATTCCTCCAAAGGATCCCAAAATAGTTTTTTGAAATTTTTTATTCTAAGATTTTCCACAACAACTCCTTCTTCTTCCAGTTTAGGTTGAAATTCCGGAACAGATAATATTCCTGAGCTTGAAATGACACGGTGAGCAGGAACATCCTTCGGGCAGCCTCCCATCGCTTTTCCTACATGC
The nucleotide sequence above comes from Chryseobacterium sp. 7. Encoded proteins:
- a CDS encoding MGMT family protein; this translates as MDEIFKQQVYEVARLIPKGRVSTYGAIAKAVGYPNHSRHVGKAMGGCPKDVPAHRVISSSGILSVPEFQPKLEEEGVVVENLRIKNFKKLFWDPLEEL